The nucleotide window GGAAGCCGCCGTGGAGGAGGCCCAGGCGGTCGCCACGGAGACGGCGGAAGCGTGGGGGACGGACGCGGCCCCTGTCGCCGAGGCGCCGGAGCACGGTGGAGAGATCGCGCTCGGCGCGGGTGACATCGCGGAGGCGTGGACCGACGGCGCCACGGAAGTGCCCGCGGAGGAGATCGCCCTGGATGCGGGCGATGTCGCCACGGAGTGGCAGCCGGAGACGGCCAGCGCGGAGGCCTGGCAGTCCGGTGGAGCAGCCTCGGCGACCGGCACGACCGAGGTCGAGGCTGCGTGGCAGGCGACCGCGGAGGCGGAGGAGATCCCGCTCAGCACGAGCGACGTCGCCACGGACTGGCAGGCGGAGGGTGAGACTCCGGCGGCCGATGCGATCGCGCTCGGCACGAACGATGTCGTCGCCACGGACTGGCAGACCGGCGGCGAGGCCGCGGCGGAGGAGATCTCGCTCGGCACGAATGACGTCGCCACGGATTGGCAGGCGGCGGGTGAAGCTCCGGCTGCGGACGCGCTGAGCACGAATGACGTCGCCACGGAGTGGCAGGCCGACGCGACGGAAGCTCCTGCCGAGGAGATCGCGCTCGGCACGAGCGACGTCGCCACGGACTGGCAGGCCGACACGGCCGCATCCACCGACGAGAGCGCGCTGGCCTCCGGTCATGCGGCGACGGAGTGGACGGCGGACAGCGCCGTCGCCACCGGGACGCCCGCCGAGGAGATCGCGCTCGAGTCGAGCGAGGTCGCCACGGATTGGCAGTCGGGCAGCGCCACGAGTGATGTCGCGACGGAGTGGCAGGCCGACAACGCGGCGCCGGTGCAGACCTCCGCCGAGGAGATCACGCTCGGCACGGATGACGTCGCGACGGAGTGGCAGGCCAATGATCCGTCGGGTGTCGCCGCCGAGACGTGGCAGGCTGGCGCGGAGACGCCCGCCGAAGAAATCGCGCTCGACGCCAACGATGTCGCTCACGAAGGCGCCGCGGATGGGTCCTACGACGGCGCGGCCTCGGCGGTCGCGGCCGGTGTGGAGGCCCAGACCTTCGACGTAGCCGACCTGGGGGCCGAAGAGGAGCAGCAGCTCACTCCGCCGCCCTCCCCGTTCGCGAATGAGCCGGGCATTCCGTCGCTGCGGATCCGCAGCATCCCGGTCGGTCCGGACATCGAAGCCGACACGCTGGAGCTCGGCTCGGACGATGTCGAGCCCTCGGCCGAAGTGGCCCCTGCATCGGAACAGTGGGGCGAGCTGAGCGGCAGTGCCGACGACGCCGTACCGCTGGCCACCGCCTCCGAGTCGCTTGCCGAAGCGCAGTCCGGAGAGTCTTCGGCGTGGGACACCTCGGGACAGGATGCGCAGTCGTGGTCCACCGAGGGAGCGCCCTCGGACGCCACCGATACCGTGGGATTGCAGGACGCGTCCGCCGCCATCGAGCTCCAGCCCGAGTGGGCCGCCGATGCCGTGGAGTCCGCCGCCCCCATCGAGCTCCAGCCTGAATGGGCCGCCTCCGCTGACACGGCGGAGGAAGCCGGTTCGACGCAGGCGTGGTCCGGCACCGCATCGACCGAACAGCCCACCGCGCCTGCGTGGGATGCCCCGGCCGCCGAATCCGCGTGGGTCGCATCCACGGCCGCGCCCGTCGCGGATGCCCAGGGCGGATGGACGCCCCCGTCCGAAGAGGCTCCGCTGATCGAGGCCCAGTCCGAATGGGCCACGCCGGAGGCCGACGCCGCGCAGCCGGCACAGGCGTCCGACTGGAACGCCACGGAAGAAGCCGCCCCCATCGAGGCGCAGCCGGAGTGGGCCACGGAAGAAGCCGCGCCCGTCGAAGCGCAGCCGGAGTGGGCCGCCGCTGAAGAGGCCCCCATCGAAGCGCAGCCGGAGTGGGCCACGGAAGAAGCCGCGCCCGTCGCCGCGCAGCCCGAATGGGCCGCCGCCGAAGAGGCGCCCATCGAAGCGCAGCCCGAGTGGGCCACGGAAGAAGCCGCGCCCGTCGCCGCGCAGCCGGAATGGACCCCCACCGAAGGCACCTCCACCGTTCCCACGCAGCCGCAGTGGGGAGCCGAGGAGGCCGCGCCCATCGCTGCGCAGCCGGAATGGGCCGCCGAAGAGGCTCCCATCGAGGCCCAGCCCGAGTGGGCCGCTGCTGAGGAGACCGCGCCCGTCGCCGCGCAGTCCGAGTGGGCGACGGCTGAAGAGGCCCCCATCGAAGCGCAGCCCGAATGGGCCACGGAAGAGACCGCGCCTGTATCAGCGCAGTCCGAGTGGGCCACCACGGACGCGACGCCTGCCGCCGCGCAGCCGGAGTGGGCGACGACCGACAACACCCCGGAGGCTGCGCCAATCGAGGCCCAGCCGGAGTGGGCCACCGCCGACGCCGCTCCGGTCGCTGCGCAGTCGGAGTGGGAGGCAGCGGAAGCTGCCGAGCCCACGGCACCGCAGTCGGAGTGGGCCGCGACCGAAGAGGCAGCCCCCATCGAAGCGCAGCCCGAGTGGGCCACCGAGGAAGCAGCGCCCGTAGCGACGCTGCCTGAATGGGCCACGGAAGAAGCCGCCGCGCCCGTCGCCGCGCAGCCGGAGTGGGCCGCCGCCGAAGAGGCACCCATCGAAGCGCAGCCGGAGTGGGCCGCCGCCGAAGAAGCTCCCATCGAAGCGCAGCCCGAGTGGGCCACGGAAGAAGCCGCCACGCCCGTCGCTGCGCAGCCCGAATGGGCCGCCGCCGAAGAGGCGCCCATCGAAGCGCAGCCCGAGTGGGCCACGGAAGAAGCCGCCACGCCCGTCGCTGCGCAGCCCGAATGGGCCGCCGCGGAAGAAGCTCCCATCGAAGCGCAGCCCGAGTGGGCGACCACGGAAGAAGCCGCGCCCGTCGCCGCGCAGTCCGAATGGGCGAGCACGGAAGCCGCTGCTCCTGTCTCCGCACAGCCGGAGTGGGCTGCCACTGAAGAAGCCGCGCCCATCGAAGCGCAGCCCGAATGGGCCACCGAGGAAACCTCCGCGCCCGTCGCCGCGCAATCCGAATGGGCCGCCGAAGAAGAAGCCCCCATCGAAGCGCAGCCCGAATGGGCCACCGAAGAAGCTGCGCCTGTCGCTGCGCAGCCGGAGTGGGCCGCCGCCGAAGAAGCTCCCATCGAAGCGCAGCCCGAATGGGCCACCGAGGAAGCCGCCCCCGTCGCCGTACAGCCGGAGTGGGCCGCGGCCGAAGAGGCACCCATCGAAGCGCAGCCCGAATGGGCCACGACGGAAGCCTCCGCACCTGTCGCCGCGCAGTCCGAGTGGGCCGCTGAAGAGGCACCCATCGAAGCGCAGCCGGAGTGGGCCGCGGCCGAAGAGGCACCCATCGAAGCGCAGCCGGAGTGGGCCACGACGGAAGCCGCCACGCCGGTCGTCGCGCAGCCTGAATGGGCCGCGGCTGAAGAAGCCCCCATTGAAGCGCAGCCCGAATGGGCGACCACGGAGGCCGTGACCCCGGGCGCGGATCAGCCGTGGGCCGCCACGGACACCGCCGCGCAGTCGGAGTGGGCCGCCACCGAGGACGCCTCCGCGAACTCCGCCTGGGCCCAGCCGTCCACCGACGCCCAGCAGCCCTGGGACGCCCCGGTCGAGGAAGCCGCCCCTGCATGGGGTGCCCCCCAGGCCCCCGCCGCGCGCTCCTCCTGGGCCGAGCCCCAGGAGGCCCAGCCCGAGTGGATGGCCGACGCCGCCCCCGCTGCGTCCGCCTGGCAGGCCCCCGCGGCCCCCGCCGCCGAGTGGAGCGAGCCCGTCGCCGAGGAAGAGGTCTCCCTCACCGACATCACCGCCCCCACCCCGTCCGCCGGCTGGGAAGAGCCCGCCGTGGACGTGGACGCGGAGCTCGACGCCACCCCCGCCCTCGACGTCGAGGAGGTGGAGTCCGAGCCCGTGGCCGACATCGAGCTCGTCGAGGAGGTCCCCGCCCTGCCCGTCGCGGCCATCCCTCCGCCGCCCGCGCCCTCTCTGCCCGTGGCCCGGCTGACTCCCGCCGCCCCCGCGAGCCCGACGCTCCGGAGCCCGTCGCCCGTGGCCCCCTCGGCGCCGGCCATGGCCGCGGCCGTGGCCATCAACCACCTGCGCCCCGCGGACGACTCGCTCTTCGAAGCGCCGGTGGCCGGCTTCACGTCCGCCGCCAACTCCTTCGTGGAAGGCGAACACCGCGTCATCATCCACACCGTCGAAGGACAGGTGAAGCGCGGCACCATCCGCGACGCGGACCTCCTGGAGGACACCATCTCCCTGGAGCAGCAGAGCGGCTTCGCCCCGGAGCGCATCCCCGGCAAGCGCGTGAAGGCCATCTTCTTCATGCTCGCCGCGGGCGCGCGTCAGCCGCAGGCGGAGGGCTCGAAGATCCGCGTCACCTTCAACGACGGCCGCCAGGTGGCCGGCTTCTCCCAGGACTTCAAGGGCCCCACCCCGGGCTTCTTCGTCGTCCCCGCCGACACCCGCACCAACACCGCGCGCATCTTCATCTACCGCGCCAGCGTGCAGGCCGTCGCCGAGGGCTGAGCGTCACCCCCGGGGGCGGCACCGCCCGCCCCCACCGCGCACAAAAAAGAGGGGCCCCGGTCACCCGAGGCCCCTCTCTTCATTTCAAGACCGGGACGAAGACTACTTCTTGTCCGTGGCCGTCGGGGCCGCCGCCGCGTCCGGCTTCTTCGTGGTCTCCAGGTCCAGGGTGATGGTCACCTCGTCACCCACCGCCACGCCGCCAGCCTCCAGCGCCTTGTTCCAGGTCAGGCCGAAGTCGCTGCGCTTGATCTTCGTGGTCGCCACGGCGCCGCGGCGCACGTTGCCCCAGGCGTCCTTCGTCTCCGCCGTCGGGCCTTCCACGGCCAGCGTCACGGGCTTGGTCACGCCGTGCATCGTCAGGTCGCCCGTGACGTTCAGCTTGTCCTTGCCGGCCTTCGCCACCTTCGTGGACTTGAAGGTGATGGTGGGGAACTTCGCCGTGTCGAAGAAGTCAGGGCTCTTCAGGTGCTCGTCGCGCTTGGGCTCATTGGTGTTGATGGTGGTCGCGTCGAGGGTCGCCTCGATGGTGGACTTGGTGATGTCCTTGTCATCCAGGTTGACGTTGCCCTTCACGTTGCTGAACGTGCCACGCACGTTGGACACCATCATGTGCTTCACGGCGAACTGCGCGCTGGAGTGCGACGAGTCGATCTCCCACGCGGACGCGAAGGCAAACGAGGGGGCGGCGACGGCGACCAGCGTGATGACGGACTTGAGCGACATCTTCATGGTGTGGACTCCTTGAGGTTGCGGACTGCGAGGTTCAGGCGCGCAGCGCGAAGCTGCGCATGGACAAGGTTCCGTGATGGAAGCCCTCGAACACCGGGGTGATGCGGTCCTCGGGGAGGGCAGCTCCGAGGACGAAATAAATGGGCAACCAATGCTCGGCGGATGGATGCGCGACCCGCGCATTCGGTGCATCCATCCATGACTGAAGCCCAAGGAAGTCACGTGCGGCAAGTTTTCCGGCGACCCACGCGTCGAACTCGGCGGCCCATGGTTCAACGGACGCCAGCTTGGATCTGAAATTCACCCGGCGCAGGTTGTGAACCACCCCGCCGCTGCCCATGAGCAGCACGCCCTCCGAGCGCAAAGGACGCAGCGCCTCGCCCATGCGCGCCACCTGCGCGGGCGTCGCGTCCGCCGGCAGCGCCACCTGCAACACGGGCACGCGCGCCTCCGGGAACGCATGCCGAAGAGGCACCCAGACGCCGTGATCCAGACCGCGCTCGCCATCCGCCACCGCGGGCACACCCGCCGCGGCCAGTCGCGCCACCACGTCCTCGGCCAGCGCAGGGGCGCCGGGCGGCGCGTAGCGCAGCCGGTACATCTCCTCCGGGAAGCCGTAGAAGTCGTAGACGAGCGGCGGAGCGGCCATCGCCGTGACGTGCACGCGCGCGTCCGTCTCCCAGTGCGCGGACACCACCACCAGCGCCTTCACCGCGCCCGCGCCGTCACCAAAGCGCTTGAGCGCCTGGGGATATTCGTCCGCGTCCAGCGCCGTCATCGGCGAGCCGTGCGAGACGAACAGCGCCGGCGCCACCTGCCGGACGACCGAGGGACCAGGCCCCATCACTCCCGCCACCCCGGCGGCCGCCACGCCCTGCAGCACCTCGCGTCTGTCCACCCCGGTAGGCATCGTGGCGGCTTGTACTGCAACCCCAGGACCAACGCAGCCGACACGGCAACCACTGATAATTACTCGACATCCAATTCCAGTGCTGTGAAACGACTCTCAGATTGATAGAGATGCACCTCAGACTGAAACACCTGGGAGAGACGTCGTGGCGGGTCTGGAAGGTTTGGACTTGAAGGAGCTCCTGGCGCTCGAGCCGAAGGGCGGAGTCATCCGCTTCGCCGGGCAGCGGGCGCTGTTGATGGATCCGGTGGCGCTGGGCCTCCTGCGCAAGGAGCTCATCGGGATGCTGGGGATGACGGCCGCGCGCGGCATCTTCACGCGGCTGGGCTACGCGCACGGCTGGCGCACGGCGGAGGCGATGAAGACCGCGGTGCCGTGGACGGATGAAGCGGAGTGGCGCCGCTCGGGTGGCCGGCTGCACACGCTGATGGGCCAGGTGCGCGTGGAGCGCATCGAGCGCACGGACAAGGACGGACCGGAGCCCTTCGCGGAAGCGCAGTGGAGCGACTCCTATGAGGCCGAGCAGCACCTGCTCCACCTGGGCCAGGCGGAGGAGCCCGTGTGCTGGAGCCTCACCGGCTTCGCGTCCGGCTACCTGAGCTACTGCAACAACAAGCCCATCTACTGCGCGGAGCTCAAGTGCGTGGGCAAGGGCGACGCGTTCTGCCACATCGTGGGCCGCCCGGAGGCGGAGTGGAGCACCGAGTGCACGGAGTTCCTGCGCTTCTATGAAACGCAGTGCATGGAGGGCGTGCTCGGGCAGGTGACGGAGGCGCTGCGGCAGGCGGAGCGCAAGCTGCGCGCGAAGCGTCAGTCGCTGGCGCGCGTGTCCGGCGTGACGGAGGACCCGACGGGCATGGTGGCGCGCTCGGAGTCCATGCAGCGCGTGCTCAACCTGGCGCGCAGGTCCGCCAAGGTGGACACCACGGTGCTCGTCACCGGCGAGAGCGGCGTGGGCAAGGAGAGAATCGCCCGGCTCATCCACGACGAGTCCGGCCGCGCGCACAAGGCCTTCATCGCCGTGAACTGCGCCGCGGTGACGGAGAGCCTCCTGGAGAGCGAGCTGTTCGGCCACGCGAAGGGCGCCTTCACCGGCGCCACGCACGACCGGCCCGGCCTCTTCGAGGCGGCGCACGGCGGCACCCTCTTCCTGGACGAAGTGGGCGAGGTGCCTCCCGCCATGCAGGCCAAGCTCCTGCGCGCCCTCCAGGAGCGCGAGGTGCGCCGCGTGGGGGAGAATACCAGCCGCAAGGTGGACGTGCGCGTGGTGGCGGCCACCAACCGCGAGCTGGCCGAGGAGGTCCGCCTGGGCCGCTTCCGCCAGGACCTCTTCTACCGTCTGCGCGTCATCGAGCTGCGCATCCCGCCCCTGCGCGAACGCCGTGAGGACATCCTCCCCCTGGCGCGGCTGCTGCTGGCGGAGACCGGCGAGAGGCTGGGCCGCCGCGTGAATGGCCTGGCCCCGGACGCGGCGGATCAACTGCTGCGCTACACCTGGCCGGGCAACGTGCGCGAGCTGGGCAACGCCGTCGAGCGTGCGGTGGCGCTGAGCGAAGGCCCGCGAATGGAGCGCGACGACTTGCCGGAAGAGGTGCGCGCCGCGCCGCCCAGCCTTGTCCCCACCGGCAACCCGCGCCGGCTGGAGGACATGGAGAAGGAATACATCCTCGCGGTGCTGGCGCAGAACGGCGGCAACCGCTCACGCACCGCGGAGCAGTTGGACATCGGCGTGGCCACGCTCTACCGGAAGCTCAAGCAGTACGGCCACCCGGAGGCCGCGCACTGAAGGCGCGCGGCCTTCAGGCCTTCAGTTGAGGAACTGGTCGCGGTCCGACGGGCGGTTGCGGTCCACCACGCGCAGGTGCTTGGAGCGGTCGCGCAGCTGCCGCTGCAGGCGCCAGTGCTGCAACTGGAGCATCAGCCGCTTGGGGCTCGCGCCGCGCACGTAGACGAACACCAGCACCAGGCCGAAGATCTCCGGCGCCACCGCGCGCCAGGAGCCCGCGGTCAGCATGTTCAGCACCGTGAAGCCCGCGCCAATGGCCGCGAACCAGTTGCCCGTCAGCGGGATGCCCCAGAAGTTCGCCTGCCCCTTGCCGATGACGAGCCCGTACGCCACCCACAGCACCGCCGTCATCACGGAGCCGCCCGCGTAGATGCTCATGGGCATCACCAGGGCCAGCGCCGTGGTGATGAGGCCCGCGACGAACGGGATGCCCACCGCGACCAGCAAGAGCCGCTTGCCGCCCCAGGTGGACTCCAGGAAGCCACCGATGGACCAGATGATGAGGCCGCCGAAGAGGATGCCCAGCGGGCCCGTGGCCACGAAGGCGTAGGTGACCAGCTCCCAGACTCGGAAGCGCAGAATCACGTCCGCCGGGTTGAGCAGCAGCAGCCCGCCCTGCCCGCGTGAGGTCGCCAGGAACAGGGCGGAGATGCCCACGAACGCTATCGCCAGCTTGGCGGCCATCGAATCCAGGCTCGGGAACATGTCGCCGAAACCGCCGCCGCCTCGATTGAAGCCCCGCATGGGTCGCATAGAGGCCCAAAGGTGGTGGAACCCCGCCCGGTCCGCAACCCCAAATCCAGAAACGATGAAGGGCGCCCCACCCTGGTGTCACCAGGGAGAAGCGCCCTCGCATCCCACGCCTTCGCTGTACCTGCCGGGCCGCTAGACCTTGTGGCGGTAGAAGAGCGTGATGGTCAGACAGTGAAACTCCTTGTCCGAGGACTGCGTGACGATCTTGTCCACGATCTCCACGGCGGAGTTCTCCTTCAGCCACTTGGTGATGTTCTCACCCATGTTCTCGCGATCGCGCGCGAGCGTGGTGGAGAACACCTTGACTCCCGTGAAGCTGATAACGGCCATTCCACCCTCGTGTCACCAGAGATTACAAATGTTTACCCCGAGTCGGGGGCGCCATCAAGAAACGGGCCCGACAATCCGGCCTGGGAGCCGCCTCCCACCCCTTGGGGAGCCCACCGGGGAGTGGGGCCCACCCATCGTCCACTCGCCGACAGTGCGGCGGGGGGCGTGGGCGCAGGGCCCCCGCGGGTTCAGCGACCGGCGGCGGCGCGCCGGGCCTGGCAGGTGACTTCATCCTTGCAGGCGGGACCGATGCCCTCCGGGTGGGCCGTCAGGGGCGTCTTGTCGCTCTCCTCCACACCGCACACCACGCAGCGGCGCTTGCGGTTGCGGCGCTCGGCACGGCGCTGCTCGGCGATGGCCTTGGCCCGCTCGCGGGCCGTCTTCGCGTCCACCTCGTTGCTCATCTCACCACGTCCCGTCCGGATGTCGTCTGCCCCGTACCCCGTCGCCACGTGCGCTCCTAGAGCGCCTCGACCAGCACCGCGATGCCCTGGCCGCCACCGATGCAGGCGGACCCGATACCATAGCGGGCGCCCCGGCGCTTCAGCTCGTACGCCAGCGTCATGGTGATGCGGGCCCCGGAGGCGCCCAGCGGGTGGCCCACGGCGATGGCGCCGCCGTTGACGTTGGTGGCGTCGCGTGGCAGGCCCAGCTCCTTCTCCACCGCCAGGTACTGGGGCGCGAAGGCCTCGTTGACCTCGAAGAGGTCCACGTCCGTCAGCTTCGCGTCCGCGCGCTGGAGCAGGTTGCGGATGGCCGGCGCGGGGCCAATGCCCATGATTTTCGGGTCGCAGCCGGACACGCCCCAGTTGACGAGCCGCGCCACGGGCTTGAGGCCGTGCTTCTCCACGAACCCGCGCGTGGCCATGACCATGGAGCCCGCGCCGTCGCAGATGCCGCTGGCCGCGCCCGCGTGCACCACGCCGTCCTTCTTGAACACCTTGGGCAGCTTGCGCAGCCCCTCCACCGTGGTCTCCGGACGGTTGTGCTCGTCCTTGGAAACCACCGTGTCGCCCTTCTTGCCCTTGATCGTCACCGGCGCGATTTCATCCGCCAGCCGGCCCGCCTCCTGCGCCGCGGCGAAGCGCTTCTGGGTGAGGACGGCGTACTGGTCCACGTCGTCCTGGGTGAGGCCGTAGTCCACCGCCAGCTGCTCGGCGGTGAGCGCCATGGGCTGGCCGGTGTAGCTGTCCGTCAGGGCCGTCCAGAGCATGTCCTCCAGGCCGCCCTTGCCCAGGGGGATGCCCCAGCGCGCGCCGCGGATGACGTGGGGCGCCTGGCTCATGGACTCCGTGCCGCCCGCGAGGACGGCCTCCGCGCCGCCCGTCAGCATCATCTCCGCGGCCGTGACGAAGGCCTGGAAGCCGGAGCCGCACAGCCGGTTGACGCCCAGCGCGGGCACCGGCACAGGCACGCCCGTGCGCAGGCCCACGTGGCGCGGCAGGTAGATGGCGTCCGAGCTCGTCTGGACGACGTTGCCGTAGACGACATGCTCGATGAGCTCCGGGGAGACGCCCGCCTGGGCCAGGGCCGCCTTCGCGGACTCCACGGCCAGGTCGGTGGCGCTCAGGTCCTTGAGGCTGCCGCCGTAGGTACCGAACGGGGTGCGCTTGCCGGACAGGAAGTAGATTTCCTCGTTCTTGGACACGCTCTTCATGGTGCTCGTCTCCCTACTCTTCCGGGGCGCGCGGTGCACGCACGACGTGACGCGGAATAGCGTCCAGGGGGCCGTCAGCCCGCGCGCCGTCCCAGGAAGGCGCTGGCGACGATGGCAAGCGCGATGGCCGTCCACAACAGTCCCTGGAGGTTCTGGCGGCGGATTTCCTTGCGCCCCAGGCCCTGGTACCAGGCCCTGGCCGCCTGGACCCGCCCCTCCCAGGTGAAGCCCTCCGGACCCGCCGCTTCCAACCCCTCGAGCCGTCGCACATGCGCGCGCAACAGGCGCTCCGGTGCGGCGTCCTCCAGCGACCCGGAGCGGTAGCCGGGCACGTCCAGCGCGGGGCGGCGGTAGCTGGCCGTCACCACGAAGCCCCCGGAGGCCAGGGGGGTGAGCAGGTAGAGCCGGGGCAGCAGGTCTCCCCCCTCGTGGAGGGTGGCGAAGACGCGCTCGCCCGGGTGCGCCCAGTCGTAGGAGCG belongs to Corallococcus exiguus and includes:
- a CDS encoding DUF6982 domain-containing protein — translated: MSDTRAAMREFRFLDEKRKLGSLSAVEEARWVELRGLLGIQDAADTAAAAQAWAQPEQQQPQGYYGEDGQWYAYPAGYDPNAQGYYGEDGQWYAYPAGYDPNAQGYYGEDGQWYAYPAGYDPNAAAYDPNAAAYDPNAAAAWAQQGYDPNAAYDPNAAAGYAAPVDPQAYAPQAPTEPDSLNLSTDDIDIPSLSEPAPWMPQAPVATSPAAAEATWDTSAEEDFSGLSTETPPPVAAAEPEPSLEDSFADLSMEVESEAQAPAASGLDPMAEALASAEHAVGEAELLEAEPVAEAVLAEDLSPVDAAWDAAPLAVESEESRASALDTAPLAVEPAAPAEGTASDWDWSDVATAEPAAPVEAAVEEAQAVATETAEAWGTDAAPVAEAPEHGGEIALGAGDIAEAWTDGATEVPAEEIALDAGDVATEWQPETASAEAWQSGGAASATGTTEVEAAWQATAEAEEIPLSTSDVATDWQAEGETPAADAIALGTNDVVATDWQTGGEAAAEEISLGTNDVATDWQAAGEAPAADALSTNDVATEWQADATEAPAEEIALGTSDVATDWQADTAASTDESALASGHAATEWTADSAVATGTPAEEIALESSEVATDWQSGSATSDVATEWQADNAAPVQTSAEEITLGTDDVATEWQANDPSGVAAETWQAGAETPAEEIALDANDVAHEGAADGSYDGAASAVAAGVEAQTFDVADLGAEEEQQLTPPPSPFANEPGIPSLRIRSIPVGPDIEADTLELGSDDVEPSAEVAPASEQWGELSGSADDAVPLATASESLAEAQSGESSAWDTSGQDAQSWSTEGAPSDATDTVGLQDASAAIELQPEWAADAVESAAPIELQPEWAASADTAEEAGSTQAWSGTASTEQPTAPAWDAPAAESAWVASTAAPVADAQGGWTPPSEEAPLIEAQSEWATPEADAAQPAQASDWNATEEAAPIEAQPEWATEEAAPVEAQPEWAAAEEAPIEAQPEWATEEAAPVAAQPEWAAAEEAPIEAQPEWATEEAAPVAAQPEWTPTEGTSTVPTQPQWGAEEAAPIAAQPEWAAEEAPIEAQPEWAAAEETAPVAAQSEWATAEEAPIEAQPEWATEETAPVSAQSEWATTDATPAAAQPEWATTDNTPEAAPIEAQPEWATADAAPVAAQSEWEAAEAAEPTAPQSEWAATEEAAPIEAQPEWATEEAAPVATLPEWATEEAAAPVAAQPEWAAAEEAPIEAQPEWAAAEEAPIEAQPEWATEEAATPVAAQPEWAAAEEAPIEAQPEWATEEAATPVAAQPEWAAAEEAPIEAQPEWATTEEAAPVAAQSEWASTEAAAPVSAQPEWAATEEAAPIEAQPEWATEETSAPVAAQSEWAAEEEAPIEAQPEWATEEAAPVAAQPEWAAAEEAPIEAQPEWATEEAAPVAVQPEWAAAEEAPIEAQPEWATTEASAPVAAQSEWAAEEAPIEAQPEWAAAEEAPIEAQPEWATTEAATPVVAQPEWAAAEEAPIEAQPEWATTEAVTPGADQPWAATDTAAQSEWAATEDASANSAWAQPSTDAQQPWDAPVEEAAPAWGAPQAPAARSSWAEPQEAQPEWMADAAPAASAWQAPAAPAAEWSEPVAEEEVSLTDITAPTPSAGWEEPAVDVDAELDATPALDVEEVESEPVADIELVEEVPALPVAAIPPPPAPSLPVARLTPAAPASPTLRSPSPVAPSAPAMAAAVAINHLRPADDSLFEAPVAGFTSAANSFVEGEHRVIIHTVEGQVKRGTIRDADLLEDTISLEQQSGFAPERIPGKRVKAIFFMLAAGARQPQAEGSKIRVTFNDGRQVAGFSQDFKGPTPGFFVVPADTRTNTARIFIYRASVQAVAEG
- a CDS encoding YceI family protein — its product is MKMSLKSVITLVAVAAPSFAFASAWEIDSSHSSAQFAVKHMMVSNVRGTFSNVKGNVNLDDKDITKSTIEATLDATTINTNEPKRDEHLKSPDFFDTAKFPTITFKSTKVAKAGKDKLNVTGDLTMHGVTKPVTLAVEGPTAETKDAWGNVRRGAVATTKIKRSDFGLTWNKALEAGGVAVGDEVTITLDLETTKKPDAAAAPTATDKK
- a CDS encoding dioxygenase family protein is translated as MPTGVDRREVLQGVAAAGVAGVMGPGPSVVRQVAPALFVSHGSPMTALDADEYPQALKRFGDGAGAVKALVVVSAHWETDARVHVTAMAAPPLVYDFYGFPEEMYRLRYAPPGAPALAEDVVARLAAAGVPAVADGERGLDHGVWVPLRHAFPEARVPVLQVALPADATPAQVARMGEALRPLRSEGVLLMGSGGVVHNLRRVNFRSKLASVEPWAAEFDAWVAGKLAARDFLGLQSWMDAPNARVAHPSAEHWLPIYFVLGAALPEDRITPVFEGFHHGTLSMRSFALRA
- a CDS encoding sigma-54-dependent Fis family transcriptional regulator — protein: MAGLEGLDLKELLALEPKGGVIRFAGQRALLMDPVALGLLRKELIGMLGMTAARGIFTRLGYAHGWRTAEAMKTAVPWTDEAEWRRSGGRLHTLMGQVRVERIERTDKDGPEPFAEAQWSDSYEAEQHLLHLGQAEEPVCWSLTGFASGYLSYCNNKPIYCAELKCVGKGDAFCHIVGRPEAEWSTECTEFLRFYETQCMEGVLGQVTEALRQAERKLRAKRQSLARVSGVTEDPTGMVARSESMQRVLNLARRSAKVDTTVLVTGESGVGKERIARLIHDESGRAHKAFIAVNCAAVTESLLESELFGHAKGAFTGATHDRPGLFEAAHGGTLFLDEVGEVPPAMQAKLLRALQEREVRRVGENTSRKVDVRVVAATNRELAEEVRLGRFRQDLFYRLRVIELRIPPLRERREDILPLARLLLAETGERLGRRVNGLAPDAADQLLRYTWPGNVRELGNAVERAVALSEGPRMERDDLPEEVRAAPPSLVPTGNPRRLEDMEKEYILAVLAQNGGNRSRTAEQLDIGVATLYRKLKQYGHPEAAH
- a CDS encoding rhomboid family intramembrane serine protease, which translates into the protein MRPMRGFNRGGGGFGDMFPSLDSMAAKLAIAFVGISALFLATSRGQGGLLLLNPADVILRFRVWELVTYAFVATGPLGILFGGLIIWSIGGFLESTWGGKRLLLVAVGIPFVAGLITTALALVMPMSIYAGGSVMTAVLWVAYGLVIGKGQANFWGIPLTGNWFAAIGAGFTVLNMLTAGSWRAVAPEIFGLVLVFVYVRGASPKRLMLQLQHWRLQRQLRDRSKHLRVVDRNRPSDRDQFLN
- a CDS encoding acetyl-CoA C-acetyltransferase, yielding MKSVSKNEEIYFLSGKRTPFGTYGGSLKDLSATDLAVESAKAALAQAGVSPELIEHVVYGNVVQTSSDAIYLPRHVGLRTGVPVPVPALGVNRLCGSGFQAFVTAAEMMLTGGAEAVLAGGTESMSQAPHVIRGARWGIPLGKGGLEDMLWTALTDSYTGQPMALTAEQLAVDYGLTQDDVDQYAVLTQKRFAAAQEAGRLADEIAPVTIKGKKGDTVVSKDEHNRPETTVEGLRKLPKVFKKDGVVHAGAASGICDGAGSMVMATRGFVEKHGLKPVARLVNWGVSGCDPKIMGIGPAPAIRNLLQRADAKLTDVDLFEVNEAFAPQYLAVEKELGLPRDATNVNGGAIAVGHPLGASGARITMTLAYELKRRGARYGIGSACIGGGQGIAVLVEAL